One region of Arthrobacter sp. StoSoilB22 genomic DNA includes:
- a CDS encoding MarR family winged helix-turn-helix transcriptional regulator: MTQANSADDLEQSLSFLVSILAKILERRLAKLVGDEFGMAVAEYRVLYQVIRRPGTTVGAIASRTFVDKAQVSRAISVLEGQALISRQVQPTDRRVPALVPTAKGTELMEEILPLRRAHEEAMLSQLTPAQRAVLSSTIGDLIEDLTQADIGARSEPTVAERRRAIRDARMARPQQD; encoded by the coding sequence GTGACTCAAGCGAACAGCGCCGACGATCTGGAACAATCGCTGTCCTTCTTGGTCAGCATCCTCGCCAAGATCCTGGAACGCCGACTGGCCAAGCTGGTGGGAGATGAATTCGGCATGGCCGTTGCGGAGTACCGGGTGCTATACCAGGTGATCAGGCGACCAGGTACGACCGTCGGCGCGATAGCGAGCCGGACATTCGTCGACAAGGCCCAGGTGAGTCGCGCCATTTCAGTGCTCGAGGGCCAGGCTCTTATCAGTCGTCAAGTTCAGCCGACCGACCGTCGGGTGCCGGCGCTGGTGCCGACGGCCAAGGGAACTGAACTCATGGAGGAGATTCTCCCACTAAGGCGCGCTCACGAAGAAGCGATGCTGTCTCAGCTGACGCCGGCCCAACGAGCCGTGCTCAGCTCGACCATTGGCGACTTGATCGAAGACCTGACTCAGGCCGACATTGGGGCGCGTTCCGAGCCGACAGTGGCAGAGCGTCGCCGAGCCATTCGGGATGCCCGGATGGCTCGGCCCCAACAGGACTAA
- a CDS encoding FAD-dependent monooxygenase, with translation MMIQHHILYLEACTSGLTSNHKESFMRENSTDVAIVGGGPVGALAAFLLAQEGIDVVLIDQNAEAIEDYRASTFHPATLDLLAASGVTDALLSMGLQCPVIQYRDRATGPVAELDLSVLSADTKYPFRLQCEQFKLTRWLHEKLEMMPSATLLFSSNVTDVQANSDGGATAVVTSNGSESRIDARYLIGCDGARSTVRQAMGINFEGYTHPEQFLVAGTQFDFKGAMKNIQSINYTADPDEWFLLLEIPDMWRIVVPVSPNVAASKAQSSDYIQRCLQNICPSDQPYEILVNSVYRVHQRVADRFRSDAVFLAGDAAHVNNPLGGMGLNGGLHDAFVLTRELTSVLRNGGSSTDLDRYEALRRPVAINDINATTERNKKAMEERDPSVRSANNDRMKRICSDPTLAYEHALDASMITSLRATGLLPSR, from the coding sequence ATGATGATTCAACATCATATTCTCTACTTGGAGGCTTGCACCAGCGGCCTCACCTCGAATCACAAGGAGAGCTTCATGCGCGAAAACTCGACTGACGTCGCGATCGTGGGAGGTGGTCCAGTGGGAGCACTAGCCGCGTTCCTCCTCGCCCAGGAAGGAATCGACGTAGTGTTGATTGACCAGAACGCCGAAGCTATCGAGGACTACCGAGCCTCAACATTCCATCCTGCAACTCTTGACTTGCTTGCCGCGTCGGGCGTAACTGACGCACTGCTGTCAATGGGGCTGCAATGCCCCGTCATCCAGTACAGGGACCGTGCGACTGGTCCGGTTGCGGAACTCGACCTATCGGTCCTCAGTGCGGATACTAAGTATCCTTTCCGGCTGCAATGTGAACAGTTCAAACTCACCCGCTGGCTGCATGAGAAGCTTGAAATGATGCCATCGGCGACCTTGTTGTTCTCCAGCAACGTCACTGACGTTCAAGCCAATTCCGACGGGGGGGCCACGGCCGTAGTGACAAGCAACGGAAGCGAGAGTCGCATTGACGCCCGGTATCTCATCGGCTGCGATGGGGCGAGGTCAACGGTGCGCCAAGCCATGGGAATCAATTTTGAAGGGTACACCCACCCTGAACAATTTCTCGTTGCTGGGACGCAGTTCGACTTCAAAGGTGCCATGAAGAATATCCAGTCGATCAACTACACAGCTGACCCCGACGAATGGTTCCTACTGCTCGAAATACCTGACATGTGGCGAATCGTCGTCCCCGTATCGCCGAACGTAGCCGCGAGTAAAGCGCAGTCATCGGACTACATCCAGCGCTGCCTGCAGAACATCTGCCCTTCGGACCAACCCTATGAAATCCTGGTCAACTCCGTCTACCGGGTGCACCAGCGCGTTGCGGACAGGTTTCGATCGGACGCGGTGTTCCTCGCCGGCGATGCCGCTCACGTCAACAATCCCCTCGGCGGCATGGGTCTAAATGGAGGATTGCACGACGCCTTCGTTTTGACCAGGGAACTGACTTCGGTGCTGAGAAACGGAGGCAGCAGCACGGACCTGGATCGATACGAAGCCTTGCGCAGGCCCGTCGCGATCAACGACATCAACGCGACCACGGAACGAAACAAGAAGGCCATGGAAGAACGTGACCCGAGTGTCCGTAGCGCTAACAATGATCGAATGAAAAGAATCTGTTCCGACCCGACACTCGCGTACGAACATGCGCTCGACGCCTCGATGATCACGTCACTCAGAGCCACAGGACTATTGCCCAGTCGCTGA
- the hisC gene encoding histidinol-phosphate transaminase — translation MQRTTSDESRDPGSPFPVRKRVAFSQHGGYVAGARSAQGALSGRLVRLASNESAFPPLPGVMNAIHSEEDAVVRYPDNDASELRSRIAEHHGLSSSQVAVGNGSLALVEQLMHVLVDPGDQVIVGDPSFIGYSSVGKVAQADIVRVPLSGSSLDLEAMAVAITDRTRIIFVCTPNNPTGGIVGALELESFLKAVPTDVLVVIDEAYREFVDDPRAANGVDFLDRANVLCLRTFSKAYGLAGLRIGYGLGDPQLIAALRSVQLPFGVNALAQRAATLSLDSQTELEGRVATVVSERLRLEEALTDIGLDVRPSQGNFVWIVLEEDTASTVKALAARGVLIRGYGHGMRATIGSPADNDAFLTALTSVRDRTGE, via the coding sequence ATGCAGCGAACCACATCGGACGAATCGAGAGACCCCGGGTCGCCATTTCCTGTGCGCAAAAGGGTGGCCTTTTCTCAACACGGCGGATATGTAGCCGGAGCCAGATCAGCCCAAGGAGCTCTGTCTGGTCGCCTTGTTCGGCTTGCCAGTAACGAGAGCGCATTCCCGCCGCTGCCCGGAGTGATGAATGCGATCCACTCCGAAGAAGACGCAGTTGTGCGCTACCCGGATAATGACGCGTCAGAGCTTCGCTCCAGAATCGCCGAACACCACGGTCTTTCGAGTTCGCAGGTGGCAGTCGGGAATGGCTCCCTTGCGCTGGTCGAACAGCTGATGCACGTGCTTGTTGACCCTGGGGATCAAGTGATCGTGGGTGATCCTTCGTTCATTGGATACTCCTCTGTGGGCAAAGTTGCACAAGCGGACATTGTGAGGGTGCCGCTTAGCGGCTCCAGCCTCGATCTGGAGGCGATGGCAGTCGCGATCACCGACCGAACCCGGATCATCTTCGTCTGCACCCCAAACAATCCCACCGGCGGAATCGTTGGAGCGCTGGAGTTGGAGTCGTTCCTTAAAGCTGTCCCCACGGACGTTCTTGTGGTGATCGATGAGGCGTACCGGGAATTTGTCGACGATCCACGAGCAGCCAACGGCGTCGACTTCCTGGACCGCGCAAATGTGCTGTGCCTTCGAACATTCTCAAAGGCCTACGGCTTGGCTGGACTCAGAATCGGTTACGGACTGGGTGATCCGCAGCTAATTGCGGCCCTGAGATCTGTGCAGCTGCCGTTCGGCGTGAACGCCTTGGCCCAGCGAGCCGCAACACTTTCCCTCGATAGCCAGACCGAGCTTGAGGGACGGGTTGCGACCGTCGTGTCCGAACGATTGCGCCTGGAAGAGGCGCTGACGGATATCGGACTTGACGTTCGGCCGTCCCAAGGCAACTTCGTGTGGATTGTGCTGGAGGAGGACACGGCTTCGACCGTGAAGGCACTGGCGGCTCGAGGCGTCCTCATTAGGGGATACGGGCATGGCATGCGAGCCACCATTGGCTCGCCGGCCGACAATGACGCCTTCCTGACGGCCTTGACTTCAGTTCGTGATCGCACGGGCGAATAG
- a CDS encoding ABC transporter substrate-binding protein, with protein sequence MIAVAAMLVTTSACGNDSSSASQTTTNQSAPLYEKLPASVKKAGEIVVASPLSNAPYIYTESDGKTTKGIVPELAKALEPVLGVKFRFVNTPFPGLIPGLQAQKFDMIWGVVTDTKEREKIIDFVDYQKDGATFLVRAGNPKNISDMMSICGNKISSLSGSTQTKLLEKESENCVAAGKPPMEIKLYDGAAESQLAVQSGNADVFFTGLGAGLYAESTAPEKFEVVGDVYQDQLFGAGFAKSNTELRDVFQSGIKKLVDDGSYVEVFKQGGLERLALSGSSDVTVNGAAE encoded by the coding sequence TTGATCGCAGTCGCGGCGATGCTGGTCACCACCTCTGCGTGTGGCAATGACTCGTCTTCGGCCTCGCAAACTACTACCAACCAGTCCGCGCCGCTTTATGAGAAGCTGCCAGCTTCAGTGAAGAAGGCCGGCGAGATCGTCGTGGCTTCGCCGTTGTCCAACGCCCCTTATATCTACACCGAATCCGACGGCAAGACGACGAAGGGCATCGTCCCGGAACTCGCCAAGGCGCTTGAACCGGTGCTTGGGGTCAAGTTCAGATTCGTCAACACCCCCTTCCCTGGCCTGATTCCCGGTCTTCAGGCGCAGAAGTTCGACATGATCTGGGGCGTAGTCACTGACACTAAAGAACGTGAAAAGATCATCGACTTCGTCGACTACCAGAAGGATGGGGCTACGTTCCTGGTGCGCGCCGGAAACCCGAAGAACATTTCGGACATGATGAGCATCTGCGGAAACAAAATCTCTTCATTGTCAGGATCGACGCAAACGAAGTTGCTAGAAAAAGAGTCGGAGAATTGTGTTGCCGCCGGCAAGCCTCCTATGGAGATCAAACTCTATGACGGTGCAGCCGAGTCGCAGCTAGCCGTTCAGAGCGGCAACGCCGACGTGTTTTTCACGGGCCTCGGTGCCGGCTTGTATGCGGAGAGCACTGCACCCGAAAAGTTTGAAGTAGTCGGCGACGTATATCAGGACCAGTTGTTCGGCGCCGGGTTCGCGAAATCGAATACGGAGCTACGTGACGTGTTTCAATCGGGCATCAAGAAACTCGTTGATGATGGATCGTACGTCGAGGTCTTCAAGCAGGGGGGCCTCGAACGACTTGCCCTTTCTGGCTCCTCGGACGTCACAGTCAACGGCGCAGCTGAGTAG
- a CDS encoding amino acid ABC transporter permease translates to MMTDPRKDSSDDGDVVKAGRRRNYGQWLCAAVILFYAAGLIYSLSQNPNIDYPLIGGYLTNQAILDGLVTTLKLTLISGAVGWIVGILVAVCRLSSNKVLSTLSLLFIWLFRGSPLLVQILIWGNLALLFQTISFGIPFTGISFFEADTNLIVTPLVAAILGLGLNEAAYMAEIVRAGIISVGKGQGEAAKALGMSRALTMRRIVLPQALRIIIPPTANQMINLLKASSLVSVIAGGDLLTNAQIISASNLKTVELLLVATFWYLAVISVASVGQYFLERRYERGYR, encoded by the coding sequence ATGATGACGGACCCCCGCAAGGACTCATCCGACGACGGCGATGTAGTCAAAGCGGGCCGGCGCCGCAACTATGGGCAATGGCTGTGTGCAGCCGTGATCCTATTCTACGCCGCCGGCTTGATCTATTCGCTATCGCAGAATCCTAATATCGACTATCCGCTCATTGGCGGATACCTGACAAACCAGGCAATCTTGGACGGGTTGGTGACAACCCTCAAGTTGACGCTAATTTCAGGGGCGGTGGGCTGGATTGTCGGTATCCTTGTGGCCGTCTGCAGGTTGTCGAGCAATAAGGTGTTGTCGACGTTGAGCCTGCTCTTCATCTGGTTGTTTCGAGGGTCCCCGCTTCTCGTTCAAATCTTGATCTGGGGGAACTTGGCTCTACTCTTCCAGACGATCAGTTTCGGCATACCGTTTACCGGCATATCGTTCTTCGAGGCCGACACGAACCTGATTGTCACACCGCTTGTCGCGGCGATTCTGGGTCTTGGCTTGAATGAGGCGGCATACATGGCTGAGATCGTCCGCGCTGGCATTATCTCAGTTGGGAAAGGCCAAGGTGAAGCGGCGAAAGCGCTCGGCATGTCCAGGGCACTTACGATGCGGCGGATTGTCCTGCCGCAGGCCCTCAGAATTATCATCCCGCCCACCGCGAACCAGATGATCAACCTACTCAAGGCCAGTTCGCTCGTTTCGGTGATTGCCGGCGGAGACCTCTTAACTAACGCCCAGATCATCTCGGCATCGAACCTTAAGACGGTTGAGTTATTGCTTGTTGCAACGTTTTGGTATTTGGCAGTCATTTCCGTCGCCAGCGTTGGGCAGTACTTCTTAGAGCGACGTTACGAGCGAGGTTACCGATGA
- a CDS encoding amino acid ABC transporter ATP-binding protein — MKDARAAASEISGSRPVVVRSENVHKKFGSVEVLKGVDLEVREGEVLCLLGPSGSGKSTFLRCINHLESVDRGKLYVDDELVGYKVRKGRLYELNERDLCRKRADAGMVFQNFNLFPHMTVLENIVEAPVRVKGESKAAAAEHARQLLDQVGLGGRGDAFPNQLSGGQQQRVAIARALAMRPKLMLFDEPTSALDPELVGEVLAVMRGLAESGMTMIVVTHEIGFAREVADTVVFMDGGVVVESGPPESVITNPQNPRTQSFLARVL; from the coding sequence ATGAAGGACGCAAGAGCCGCGGCATCCGAAATTTCTGGAAGCCGGCCTGTGGTTGTAAGAAGTGAAAACGTACACAAGAAGTTCGGCAGCGTGGAAGTTCTCAAGGGAGTCGATCTCGAAGTCAGAGAAGGGGAAGTGCTGTGTCTTCTCGGACCGTCCGGCTCAGGAAAGAGCACCTTCCTCCGATGCATCAACCATCTTGAATCGGTTGACCGCGGCAAGTTGTATGTCGATGATGAACTTGTTGGCTACAAGGTGCGCAAAGGCCGCCTCTACGAGCTCAACGAACGTGACCTCTGCCGTAAGCGCGCTGACGCAGGCATGGTCTTCCAAAACTTCAATCTCTTCCCACACATGACAGTCCTCGAGAACATTGTGGAAGCTCCTGTTCGAGTCAAGGGCGAGTCGAAGGCAGCGGCGGCGGAGCACGCGCGGCAGCTCCTCGACCAAGTTGGACTGGGTGGTCGCGGAGACGCATTTCCCAATCAATTGTCAGGTGGACAGCAACAGCGCGTCGCTATTGCGCGCGCCCTGGCAATGAGACCCAAACTCATGCTGTTCGACGAGCCGACCTCCGCACTCGATCCAGAATTGGTGGGAGAAGTCCTTGCAGTCATGCGCGGCCTCGCCGAATCCGGCATGACGATGATCGTCGTCACCCATGAGATCGGATTCGCACGCGAGGTTGCTGACACCGTGGTGTTCATGGATGGCGGAGTTGTCGTGGAATCGGGTCCACCCGAATCCGTGATAACCAACCCACAGAATCCGCGAACGCAGTCGTTCCTTGCCAGGGTCCTGTGA